One part of the Sarcophilus harrisii chromosome 5, mSarHar1.11, whole genome shotgun sequence genome encodes these proteins:
- the SLC25A3 gene encoding phosphate carrier protein, mitochondrial isoform X2 has translation MKTEQYSCEYGSGRFFILCGLGGIISCGTTHTALVPLDLVKCRMQVDPQKYKGIFNGFSITLREDGVRGLAKGWAPTFIGYSMQGLCKFGFYEVFKVLYSNILGEENTYLWRTSLYLAASASAEFFADIALAPMEAAKVRIQTQPGYANTLREAAPKMFKEEGLFAFYKGVAPLWMRQIPYTMMKFACFERTVEALYKYVVPKPRSECSKGEQLVVTFVAGYIAGVFCAIVSHPADSVVSVLNKEKGSSASQVLQRLGFKGVWKGLFARIIMIGTLTALQWFIYDSVKVYFRLPRPPPPEMPESLKKKLGLTQ, from the exons atgaaaacaGAGCAATATAGCTGCGAATATGGATCTGGCAGATTCTTTATCCTTTGTGGCCTCGGAGGAATTATTAGCTGTGGCACAACACACACAGCATTGGTTCCCCTAGATCTGGTTAAATGCAGAATGCAG GTGGACCCGCAGAAATACAAGGGCATCTTTAATGGTTTCTCCATCACGCTTAGAGAAGATGGTGTTCGTGGTCTGGCTAAAGGATGGGCTCCAACGTTCATTGGCTACTCTATGCAGGGACTCTGCAAATTTGGTTTTTATGAAGTTTTCAAAGTCTTGTATAGCAACATTCTTGGTGAg GAAAATACTTACCTCTGGCGTACATCCCTGTATTTAGCTgcctcagccagtgctgaattcTTTGCTGATATTGCCCTGGCTCCTATGGAAGCTGCCAAGGTCAGAATTCAGACCCAGCCAGGTTATGCCAACACCCTGAGGGAGGCTGCTCCTAAAATGTTTAAAGAAGAAGGCCTTTTTGC ATTCTACAAGGGCGTTGCTCCTTTGTGGATGAGACAGATCCCATACACCATGATGAAGTTTGCTTGCTTTGAGCGCACCGTCGAAGCCCTGTACAAGTACGTTGTTCCGAAGCCCCGGAGTGAGTGCTCGAAAGGAGAGCAGCTGGTGGTGACATTCGTGGCAGGTTACATAG CTGGTGTCTTCTGTGCCATCGTCTCTCACCCTGCTGACTCTGTGGTGTCTGTGCTGAACAAGGAGAAGGGCAGCTCAGCGTCACAAGTCCTCCAAAGGCTTGGATTCAAAG GTGTATGGAAAGGGCTCTTTGCCCGTATCATCATGATTGGTACCCTGACTGCACTACAGTGGTTCATCTATGACTCCGTGAAAGTCTACTTCAGACTTCCCCGTCCTCCTCCACCTGAAATGCCAGAGTCTCTGAAGAAGAAGCTTGGGTTGACACAGTAG
- the SLC25A3 gene encoding phosphate carrier protein, mitochondrial isoform X1 — translation MVCLVSAAEYSCEYGSMKFYALCGLGGVLSCGLTHTAVVPLDLVKCRMQVDPQKYKGIFNGFSITLREDGVRGLAKGWAPTFIGYSMQGLCKFGFYEVFKVLYSNILGEENTYLWRTSLYLAASASAEFFADIALAPMEAAKVRIQTQPGYANTLREAAPKMFKEEGLFAFYKGVAPLWMRQIPYTMMKFACFERTVEALYKYVVPKPRSECSKGEQLVVTFVAGYIAGVFCAIVSHPADSVVSVLNKEKGSSASQVLQRLGFKGVWKGLFARIIMIGTLTALQWFIYDSVKVYFRLPRPPPPEMPESLKKKLGLTQ, via the exons ATGGTGTGTCTTGTTTCTGCTGCAGAATACAGTTGTGAATATGGCTCCATGAAGTTTTATGCACTCTGTGGCCTTGGTGGGGTCTTAAGTTGTGGCCTGACACACACTGCTGTTGTACCCCTCGACTTAGTGAAATGCAGAATGCAG GTGGACCCGCAGAAATACAAGGGCATCTTTAATGGTTTCTCCATCACGCTTAGAGAAGATGGTGTTCGTGGTCTGGCTAAAGGATGGGCTCCAACGTTCATTGGCTACTCTATGCAGGGACTCTGCAAATTTGGTTTTTATGAAGTTTTCAAAGTCTTGTATAGCAACATTCTTGGTGAg GAAAATACTTACCTCTGGCGTACATCCCTGTATTTAGCTgcctcagccagtgctgaattcTTTGCTGATATTGCCCTGGCTCCTATGGAAGCTGCCAAGGTCAGAATTCAGACCCAGCCAGGTTATGCCAACACCCTGAGGGAGGCTGCTCCTAAAATGTTTAAAGAAGAAGGCCTTTTTGC ATTCTACAAGGGCGTTGCTCCTTTGTGGATGAGACAGATCCCATACACCATGATGAAGTTTGCTTGCTTTGAGCGCACCGTCGAAGCCCTGTACAAGTACGTTGTTCCGAAGCCCCGGAGTGAGTGCTCGAAAGGAGAGCAGCTGGTGGTGACATTCGTGGCAGGTTACATAG CTGGTGTCTTCTGTGCCATCGTCTCTCACCCTGCTGACTCTGTGGTGTCTGTGCTGAACAAGGAGAAGGGCAGCTCAGCGTCACAAGTCCTCCAAAGGCTTGGATTCAAAG GTGTATGGAAAGGGCTCTTTGCCCGTATCATCATGATTGGTACCCTGACTGCACTACAGTGGTTCATCTATGACTCCGTGAAAGTCTACTTCAGACTTCCCCGTCCTCCTCCACCTGAAATGCCAGAGTCTCTGAAGAAGAAGCTTGGGTTGACACAGTAG